The following coding sequences are from one Nitrospira sp. window:
- the leuC gene encoding 3-isopropylmalate dehydratase large subunit — protein MAGKTLFDKIWDAHVVRAEPDGTTLLYIDRQLVHEVTSPQAFEGLKLAGRTPRRPAATLAVPDHNVPTTDRTLPIADQISAKQIQTLEENCRNFGITYFGMDDIRQGVVHIIGPEQGFTLPGTTIVCGDSHTSTHGAFGALAFGIGTSEVEHVLATQCLVQKRPKTMEVRVEGTLSDHCSAKDIILAIIGKIGTAGGTGYVIEYTGSAIRALSMEGRMTLCNMSIEGGARAGLVAPDEKTIAYLKERPLVPKGEMFEQAVQAWQRLTTDPDAKYEATVSLQAEDIAPQVSWGTSPGMVLGVDQKIPDPRTMSDANTKSATERALTYMGLSPNTPITEIAIDRVFIGSCTNSRIEDLRLAASLAKGKKVAKSVHAMVVPGSGLVKQQAEAEGLDHVFREAGFEWREAGCSMCLAMNADVLQPGERCASTSNRNFEGRQGAGGRTHLVSPAMAVAAAIEGHFVDIRHWS, from the coding sequence ATGGCTGGCAAAACACTATTCGACAAAATTTGGGATGCGCATGTCGTGCGGGCGGAACCAGACGGAACCACACTCCTCTATATTGATCGACAACTGGTTCATGAAGTGACCTCTCCCCAAGCGTTTGAAGGGTTGAAGCTGGCTGGGCGAACGCCTCGACGACCGGCCGCAACCCTGGCCGTCCCGGATCACAATGTTCCGACGACCGACCGGACGCTACCGATCGCCGATCAGATCAGCGCAAAGCAGATTCAGACCCTTGAGGAAAACTGTCGCAACTTCGGCATTACCTACTTCGGCATGGATGATATCCGACAAGGCGTGGTGCACATCATTGGCCCCGAGCAAGGATTCACCCTGCCAGGGACAACGATCGTGTGCGGAGATTCTCACACATCGACCCATGGGGCATTCGGTGCATTGGCATTCGGTATTGGAACCAGTGAAGTCGAACATGTACTGGCGACGCAATGCCTCGTCCAAAAACGACCAAAGACGATGGAGGTCCGTGTTGAGGGGACCCTTTCCGATCACTGCTCAGCAAAGGACATTATCCTTGCGATTATCGGAAAAATTGGCACGGCCGGTGGAACCGGTTACGTGATTGAGTATACAGGGTCAGCTATTCGTGCACTGAGCATGGAAGGGCGCATGACCCTCTGTAATATGTCGATCGAGGGGGGAGCCCGCGCTGGGTTAGTGGCCCCCGATGAGAAGACGATCGCCTACCTGAAGGAACGGCCGCTCGTTCCAAAAGGGGAGATGTTTGAACAAGCCGTGCAGGCATGGCAACGGCTCACCACTGACCCAGATGCGAAGTATGAGGCGACCGTCTCGTTACAGGCTGAAGACATCGCGCCTCAGGTCAGTTGGGGAACGAGTCCGGGGATGGTGCTGGGTGTCGATCAAAAGATCCCAGACCCACGAACGATGTCCGACGCCAACACAAAGAGCGCGACGGAACGTGCTTTGACCTACATGGGACTTTCGCCCAACACACCCATTACGGAGATTGCCATCGACCGCGTCTTCATCGGCTCATGCACGAATTCACGGATTGAAGACCTCCGGCTGGCAGCCAGCCTTGCCAAGGGGAAAAAAGTTGCCAAGTCTGTGCATGCCATGGTGGTCCCAGGGTCCGGACTCGTCAAACAACAAGCGGAGGCGGAAGGCCTTGATCACGTATTTCGTGAAGCAGGATTCGAATGGCGAGAGGCTGGATGCAGCATGTGTCTGGCCATGAATGCCGACGTCCTGCAGCCAGGGGAACGTTGCGCGTCCACCAGCAATCGAAATTTTGAAGGCCGTCAGGGCGCAGGCGGGAGAACCCATCTGGTGTCGCCTGCGATGGCGGTCGCCGCAGCGATCGAAGGGCACTTCGTCGATATTCGACATTGGAGCTGA
- the leuD gene encoding 3-isopropylmalate dehydratase small subunit, which translates to MEPFTLLTGLVAPLDLINVDTDQIIPKQFLKTIKRTGLREGLFFDWRKKKDGLPDPNFFLNQPRYQSASILLTRDNFGCGSSREHAPWALLDQGFRCIIAPSFADIFYNNCFQNGILPVVLKADEVLALMKHAIGTEGYRLTVDLGSQTVTSPEKTTYRFEIDPFRKDCLYRGLDSIGLTLQHEAEITAYESRRKTDAPWLFSDIHS; encoded by the coding sequence ATGGAACCGTTTACTCTACTCACCGGTCTCGTTGCCCCGTTGGATCTCATCAACGTCGACACGGATCAGATCATTCCGAAGCAGTTTCTAAAAACGATCAAACGGACAGGACTCCGCGAGGGCCTCTTCTTTGATTGGAGGAAGAAAAAAGATGGATTGCCCGATCCGAACTTTTTCTTGAATCAACCTCGCTATCAATCGGCCTCGATCTTATTAACGCGCGATAACTTTGGTTGCGGCTCCTCTCGTGAGCATGCGCCGTGGGCCCTGTTGGATCAGGGGTTCCGTTGCATCATTGCGCCGAGTTTTGCAGACATTTTTTACAACAACTGCTTTCAAAACGGCATACTCCCCGTTGTGCTGAAGGCAGATGAAGTGCTGGCTCTCATGAAACACGCCATCGGTACCGAGGGATACCGGCTCACCGTCGATCTTGGCAGCCAAACAGTCACATCGCCCGAGAAGACAACATACCGGTTCGAAATCGACCCCTTCCGCAAGGATTGCCTCTATCGAGGGCTTGATTCGATTGGCCTCACGCTCCAACATGAGGCTGAGATCACGGCCTATGAGTCTCGTCGAAAGACTGACGCTCCTTGGTTGTTCAGCGACATTCATTCGTAA